A section of the Phaseolus vulgaris cultivar G19833 chromosome 8, P. vulgaris v2.0, whole genome shotgun sequence genome encodes:
- the LOC137824918 gene encoding uncharacterized protein has product MSEFKVLFAEGSSINRPPMFNGMNYAFWKIRMKIFMESIDSCIWEAVDHGPYVPMQVVKDEEVVKPRFEWSESEKKKTQYDLVAKNMITSSLTMDEFFIISQCSSAKEMWEVLEVTHEGTEDVKRSRKHSLIQEYQLFRMQPEESIVDVQKRFTHIVNHLTGLGKVVDKEELNIKVLKFLDRSWQPKVTAISESRDLSKLSIAALFGKLMEHELELKRLKQA; this is encoded by the coding sequence atgtctgagtttaaagtgctttttgctgagggatCGTCTATCAATAGACCCCCTATGTTCAATGGGATGAATTATGctttttggaaaattagaatgaaaattttcatggaatctattgactcGTGTATTTGGGAGGCTGTGGAccatggaccttatgtgccaatgcaggttgtcaaggatgaagaagtggtgAAACCAAGATTTGAATGGAGTGAGAGTGAAAAGAAGAAAACTCAATATGATCTTGTAGCCAAGAACATGATAACTTCGTCATTAACAATGGATGAATTCTTCATAATATCTCAATGCagttcagctaaggagatgtgggaagtcttggAAGTTACTCATGAAGGCACTGAGGATGTGAAGAGATCAAGAAAAcattctctcatccaagagtatcaacttttcagaatgcaacccgaagAGAGCATTGTTGATGTGCAAAAAAGgttcacccacattgtgaatcatCTTACTGGACTGGGAAAGGTAGTTGACAAAGAGGAACTTAACATAAAAGTGCTGAAGTTCCTCGATAGAAGCTGGCAACCCAAAGTGACTGCCATATCAGAGagtcgtgatctgtcaaagttgTCCATTGCTGCACTATTTGGGAAATTAATGGAGCATGAGTTGGAGCTCAAAAGGCtcaaacaagcctag